From the Equus quagga isolate Etosha38 unplaced genomic scaffold, UCLA_HA_Equagga_1.0 160576_RagTag, whole genome shotgun sequence genome, the window CGCCTCCACACCCACtgcagcagaaggaaggacacTCGGTGGGTCACACCCTGGATTTGCCCAGATTTGAAGGTGGGGGGAGATGCAAGCCCAGCAGCTGCTCCAGAGAGCCAAGCATCTGGTGACGAGTGCCAATGATGGCCACCTTCAGACACCTGGTCACAAAGAAATTGGGGACTCTCCTTCCTGTATGCAAaataccccctccccccacagccatcccaccctctcctccagTCTCGTGAAGATCAAAGTGGATGCAGCGTCCTGGATCAGGCAGCGACGTCCGGCAGGCACTGGAGAACTGAGCAGCTTTCCCAGTCCCCTCTCACCCACGAAGAGTTGGGGTCACAGTCTCTTTGGGTCTAGGCTGTTTTGGGAGAGGGGGCACTACAACTCCTTCATATATTgaatcagcttttaaaaatttgatttaacTTCAGGCAGGTTCCTGTGCCCATCGTTACACCCATAGCTCCTTTTTCCCCACAGTTCTAGGGTACCGCTCGGTTCTCAGCCCAGCTCCGGActtgaaggcaggggctgggacTTGTCGGGCTTGATGCGCGAGCCACACCCGCGATTCCCCTCCTTCAGCATTGCTGAGTTTTACACCTCGGGAGcctgtaattttatcttttactggCTGCAGTTGGAAAGCTGTCATCTCTTCTGAGGCTGCAAGGCTCCACTCTggattttctccacatcctttcatTCTTGCTCACCCACCAGGCGATTCTCTCCTGAGCTCACGAAGCCCAAATACACAGCCGACAGCGAACAGCACGATGACGGTTTGCTGTCCAACATCTTATTCTAGGGCAGATCAAAAACTGAATCCCAAATATCACAGGGAGCCATTTAACCACCAATTTCCTCACTGCTTGTATTAGGCTGGgctctccagaggaacagaaccagGGGGTATACAGAAAGAGAGCTATTACTAGGAACTGGCTCGCGTGGTTATGGGGCCCATGATCTGCTGTCAGCGAGCTGCAGGCCCATGGAGTCCATGGCGTAGCTCTGGCTCgggtctgagtctgaaggcaggaaaggacGGATGTCCCAGCTCACAGGCAGTCGGGCGGAGAGAGCGCATTCTCCCTCACTCCTATTCTATTCAGGCCTCCTAAGGAATGGACAAGGGCCACCGCACCGGGGAGGACGGTCTGCTTCACTCAGTCCATGGTTCAAACATTAATCTCATCCAGCAAACCCTCGGAGAGGTGCCCAGAGTCCTGTTTGGCCCAAAGTCTGGGCCCTGCGGCCCCGGTAACTTTCCTTACCCGGGTCGCTCTCTCCGGCCTCGAGCAGAGCCCCCGCTGCCTGGCAGCTGGCTCTGGGCCAAGGCCACGTGTTCCACGTCTGCACTTGTGGTGGTGTTTCGCTGTGTCGGTCAGCGCGAGCCAGACTGTGCTGGGGTGGTAAACGAGCCTGACTCTCAGCGACTTCAAGGCAAGCTTTATTTCCTGCTCCTGCGAGCGCTCAGTGTGGGTCCAAGTAAGGCCCTCGCCCAGGGGCCCCAGGCGGACTCCCCTAACGTGGGCTTCCATGGTTGCCACAGGAAGTGTGGCAAGTCTCTTGTCGCAGCGAGCCCCCAATCACGTCTGACTTCAAGGTGGCGGGGAAGTGCCTTCCGTGCACTTGCgcaggaagaggagagcaggTGTCCTGGTGAACAGCACAAATAACTATTGCAGAGTCAAGTGGATGAGTTCAGGGAACTGGCGGGTTTACAGAGGACAGTGGGAGATGACCTGCAGGAGGcggccaggagccaggagggtACCTCCAGCACCCCTAGGCTCCACATATTGGATAAGTGGGTGTGGAAGAGAACCCAGCCTCCCCCTGAAACTCACAGAAGAAGACTTTCCACCCTTATTTCTATGTAAAGCAAAATTCTGTTTGTACCCTCCTCCATCTTGGCCAGTAAGGGACCCTGTCGAGACTTCCTTCTTCTTTGAAATGCTAACTCCCACGACAAGACAGGGAGGAGGGCACTGGGGGCCTCAGAAGCTCCAGGAGAGAGCTAGGAGGGAACCCTGACCTGGGAGGGCTCTCAGAGAGCAGAGCGGGAGGGACGAGAAGGAGCCAGAGGGGATGATCCACGTGGAAGGGGCTACAGAGGGGCTGTGGTGCAGGGGCTGGCGTAGGACGCCCGATGTCTCTGTTCTGTTAGGGGAACAGTGCAGTGGTCATTGCAGCTAAATCACAGGAACTACCTGACCACAGGTAccacctctctctgctctgaTGTCCTCATCTTTCCGTGGGGTGGacggaggcaggaaggaaagcaTGTAATTTCAGGAAGGCCCTGGCCAATGGGGGGTACTGCCTCCTCCCAAGGCTCCTCTGAGCGATCTGCTTTCTGGGTACCCCTGGATCCTTCCTCTCAAGCTCCTTGGCCCTTATATAAAAtgatgggggatgggggggggtggggctgcACAAGTATGCTTGCCCCGTGCTCCAGAGCTGCTGCCAAATGCCCTGGAGTCCTCCTGTCTCCCACCACAGCCACCTCCTCACATCACAGAGCGCCCAGTGTTCCTGTTCCTGGGGGACCCtggggagagggcctggaaggCTCCTTGGGGGCAGGCAACGCAGACTGCTGGGTCCTGATCTGCAACCACGAAATGTAACTGAAAGTTCAGTCTCTTAACCCAATGCCAACCCAAATAAGGAGAACACGGActtgagtgaaaaaggaaaggcttttctttctttgccaggcagagggagcacagcaaGGGCCAGTGCTTCAAAAGTTGCTAGCTCCCTTTTAAGAAACGGGtgggggtttttatttggggttttaggtaggggagggggcggtggccttcttggtcagcatttcccatcggcctgtgtctggggctgctcccagcagaggagacaaaggatttctcagctGAGTGTCCCTGGATGTATGTCTCCGTGGTGGAGGGTACACTCTGgcgtcaggaagctgaggagttgggccCGGGAGGTTTCAGTTTCCTGATGTTCTCTGGAcgttagtttctctgtaaaagaagcTCGAGGGCCTGTGATGAGCCGCagctttagtgggagcccagtgCCAGCCCACCGGGGCTTGAACAATGTGTAACTTCTATTTGTTGGTAAAGCCCAGGGAGTCACAGGTTAAAGAGACAGACGTTTACACATGAGTATAACTAAAGACCCAGCGACCTGGGAATGTGTGCTTCTAGTTTTAACCCCATGCATGCTGGGGTCACTGTAGGGGAACTGATAGCAGGGATGGTATCAAGTAAGAGCGTGTCACAGCAACACCCAGACCCCACCTGCGgcctggaggcagaaggaggaaagaacaacAGACTTCAGAGAGGAGGCGTGGAACTGCCCAGGTgtgggctctgggggtgggggtggagggactCCCTCGGGGCCTGGAGTGTGGAGTCCCAGTGAGGGCCTGGTGGGGGCCCTGCCTGGGGACAGTGAGGTTCTGCAGCAGgcttggggctgggctgggggagaggatggGTGACTGTCAGGCTGGGGAAACGTCCCCAGGGCCAATCCACAGCCCTAAAGGAAGAGGTGGGTCAGCAGAGACAGGACCTGACCTGACTGCCTGGGACAGGAAGCCCCCCTTAGACCACAGCCCTTCCTCCAACCCTGCCTGAGAGTAACTTGAGACTCAGTCATTTGTTCCACCTTCCTAGTTCCAGCCAATTCACCAATTTACGAAAGACCATGAAATAGAAGCTTCTGAGAAAGCAGAACTACTGAGTTGAGATGTGGAAAGGGGACCCAGAGATGGGGCCTGAGCTACACCAAGGACCATCCTCCTGCATCCGGTCCTCACTGCACAAATGATCATAGCTCCACATCGTGACCACACTTTCCAGCCCTTCTTCACTGGCTTCCAGATCATTGTCCCATAACATAAGACATGTCCGGGGACGAGAAAGGGGTGGTTGTGATGGGGGCACCCCAAGGCTCAGCTCCCATGACAACCACCGTGATCAACATCCACAGCGAGCCCCCCATTCGCGACCATGTCATCTGGTCCCTGTTCAACACGCTCTTCATGAACTGGTGCTGCCTGGGCTTCGTGGCATTTGCCTTCTCCGTGAAGATGGGTGGGTGCGTGGGGGATTCCCCAGAAAGTGTGTGTCTGCCGGCTAGGTCCCCACCCAGATGGCACCTGGGGTGTGGGaggccttgtgtgtgtgtgtgtgtgggtgcgcGCATAGATCACAATGAGGCTGCATGAGGTGCACAGCCATGGCCAGGGTCTGACTTTGTCCCCAGGACTCCAGGGAATTCCTCTATTGATCAAACGAGAAATTGCATCCCTCAGACTCAGGATGGGGCTCCAAGGATCTCTCAGAAGGAACAAAGGGACTCACAGGGAATGCTGCCCCATTGCGGGGGCGAGCAGCCAGTGAagaggccagagcagagggaggaggagcctgaggcctcctggagaggctgagtctgtgaggaaggagatggaggcCCAGATGGGAGGGCCCACGGGGCACGGTGCTGCTCAGGCTCCAGGGGACGGGACGGGGTGGCCCCATCTGGGTGAAGAGCAGGTGCAGGCCCCTCTGGGCAGGGACCAGGCAGGGAAGGACCTGAGTCACCTCAGCTGGCTCTCCCAGACCCCCTCCAGGTCCCTCTCACTGTGTCTTCTCCCCCAGTCTAGGGACTGGAAGATGGTGGGTGATATGACTGGGGCCCGGAGCTACGCGTCCACTGCCAGGAGCCTGAACGTTGCTGCCTTGGTCCTGGGCGTTGCTGTGACTATCGTTTTCATCGGTATTTTCGCTGCTAGCGCTAGTGTCATTTACTACCAGATTTCCGGGCATCCGGACGGTGACATCTAGCCGCTCACAGCCTGGCCCCGGCCCCATCTCACCTTGCTGGCCCAGCATCCTGAGCTGTTGGCCCTAACCCCTCACCCCACGCCTTTCCACAGCACCATGTACAGACATACCTGCCTACACCTGGATTCAATAAAGTTCACTTGCATGTGATGGTGCAGTGATGTCCCTGGGGGGGCCTGTGGAGAGTCCCCAGCTGCCCCTGAGACGGAgccacctcctccctgcccacctgctgTGCTGCTCTGGAGGGTGGGGCATGTCCTCAGGTTTTCTTGGTTACTGGCCTCCTGCTGGGAGCCATGGCTGGACCAGGGTCCTAGGATGGGTGTCCCTCCTTCCCCAATGTCTGCACCCTGTTGCAAGAGCACACTGTGTCCCCACTCCCACTGGCCCTCTCAGCTGGCTGGGAGCAGCGGTGCTGTGTCAATGCGGGCACTCAGACCCTGTGGGAAGTCATGGGTTTTGTATCTGTGGGCGAGGCTGATGGAGCCGCAGCCCTCCCAGCCCACCCTGGGCGATCCAGCTGCTGCTGCATCCTGCTGTTGCCTCGTCCAGCCCACCAGGCTCTGTCCTGGTGTCCTTGCTCCTCTGCAGGTGAGGGGTGGGGTCACCAGTGTCCTCAGGAGGGACAGGGGCCAGCTGGAGAAGTGAGGAGCAGCCATCCTCAGCGTTAAGCCCTTTCTAGTCCTGGCCAACTACCTGAACAAAACCGTGCCCTGACCAGGAGATCTGCTCCCTTACCTGGTTCCACGATGGCCCCTGGATGTGTGGGCACTTGGGGATGCCCCAGGGCAGACCTTGCCCACAACCAGCTGGGCAGGTGCAGTGAGGGCTGGGGAGGCCACAGCCCCCTATCCTCCCTGTGCACCGGGACCCCAGCTGTGGATCCTCCACACCCCTCAGCCACATCCTgttatctgactccaaaagcagtCCCCCAGCTCCAGAAGGTAGCTGGCAGATTGGGGTCCTCGGGGTGGGACGTGAGTGTGCACGAGGCACACCTCCTTTCCCCATCGTCCTCTGTGTGGGAGCACGCAGGAGGACAGGCCCAAGGAAGGTAGGTCCTGGGGGAGGAAACACTGCCAGACCCACCCCTCTGGGTCTGAGAGGGACTTACTCTGAGTTGGGAAGGACCTGGGGGTCAACTGATGACGCACAGCCCAGACCCCACTCAGGCGACCCCGACCCAGGCCCGGCAGACAGGGCCAGTCAGACCTTCCCGCATCTGACAAACCCTCTGTCAGCACGTCCACACCCTGAGCCTCTCGGTCCCACCTCCACCACCTGGCAGCACATCTCCTGTGTCCTCCTCACCTAGTGGGGCCTCGCTTTCCCACGTTTCCTGGCGCCTCCTCAGGGCGAGTGCCTCATCTCTCACTGTCCTGCCTGGGCTTCCATCCCGACTTCCAGGCTAGAGCATGTAATGCTGACCGGCAGGAGAGCTGGGGACACCCCACTCGCCAGGTGGAGGGTGAGGGCCATCACTCCGTGCAGGAAATGGTGGCCTCCTCTGCCCCAGGACTGATTCTGGGAGACGCCCACAGGGAAGCAGGGCAGTGCCAGTGGAGCCTGGAGGCCAGGGGATCAATGATCTCCTCCCAGCACGTGAGAGTGGCAGCCACAGGACCTGACCAGCAGAGGGTCCTAGAGACGTTCATAGACTGTGTCCCTGGGGGTGAAATAGAAGGACAGAAAACAGGATGCCCCTCAGCCTCCCCCAGCCGAGGAAGCAAGGATGGCAGACCAGGAAACTGATGCAAGAGCTCAATACAACTTGTTACCCTGGGCCTCTGTGGTGAACTGGTCTTCAGACCTGACCCCACAACTgaatgagggtagagccctcaggGGGAAGGACGCTGTCACATCACGGCTGTGTGCAAAGGCCCATCCCTCGGGCTGCCCTCAGAGGAGCACATGGCTGGTCCTTGGTGATGGACCCTGAGGAGAAGGGCATCAAGACATGGTAGGAGTGTTGGACTCAGGGCCCAGGTCATCATCTCGACAGGCAAAGCATCATCCTGGCCCCTCTTTCATGTGGGGCACATGGGGGCCAAGGAATCGGAGGCCCCAGGCACAATCAAACTCTCAGGGGGGCCCCTGCCCCCTCGCAGCAGGCATTCCCCACTCCCTGAATGGGAACTGGAGTAGAAATAAATGGTAGTTGGCACATCCTCACATTGGGTCAATCTCCCCTTTCTAAACCAGTCTTACAGCTGGACCTGCCCTTGTGGTTCTTACTATGATTGCAAGAGGCTCTTCAGCAATAAGCCTCAGGAAACATGTGGAAGAAAAAACAGTTTATTACATACAAGTCCTGGAGTGTACAAGGCTCACCCAGGGCCATGCAACCAGGTCatgggtagagagagagagagatccactGGGGTCGAGGGTCCCAGACCAGCCTCCCGGTGCCCCAACTGGCTCGCACACCACCCAGACATCTGGGTCTCTTGCCCTGGGGCCTCCTCCAGGTTTCCAGGTTCTGATCATTTCAGCCCCTTCCCTTGATTCCCCTCAAGGGTGTCAGCCGCTTCCTGCAGTTACCACCCCTGGGCTGCCCCTAAATAGGGGCTCCCTGTCACGTGTTCCTAGGTCCGATCCTCCCTGTGGAAATACCTGGTGTGGTTCTGTGTTCCTTCTGCACCCACACTGACCCAGAAGGCTCTCCCACCTGCCTGAGCTGACGTTACACAcatcaatgcaaataatccattatcaatctataaatcaaaatttggcaTAAGGTTGTTaagagccaggtctgaggactatagtATGAGACCTTCTGTCCCCAAGGAAGAAGGACAACTAAAGAAATGGGGTGTACAGGGCCGTTATacaccatcttggaacaaagagtagCGATCACATGATAGCAaggtcccttttacaacagtcacgagattgctgagctagcacagcaggtcagtcaTCACAGGGCAAGTGCTACacgtca encodes:
- the LOC124233200 gene encoding interferon-induced transmembrane protein 1-like gives rise to the protein MSGDEKGVVVMGAPQGSAPMTTTVINIHSEPPIRDHVIWSLFNTLFMNWCCLGFVAFAFSVKMGGCSRDWKMVGDMTGARSYASTARSLNVAALVLGVAVTIVFIGIFAASASVIYYQISGHPDGDI